Proteins co-encoded in one Capnocytophaga ochracea DSM 7271 genomic window:
- the yihA gene encoding ribosome biogenesis GTP-binding protein YihA/YsxC, which translates to MIKKAEFVMSNSQVSKCPKDNLPEYAFIGRSNVGKSSLINMLTNHKNLAKTSGRPGKTQLINHFKIDNSWFLVDLPGYGYARVSKETKKVFQQFITKYFEERQQLVCAFVLVDVRHEPQKIDVEFMQWLGEHGIPFAIVFTKADKLKPLAIERNIAAYQQVLLETWEEFPPYFITSAENKTGKEELTHYIEQINKSIDNC; encoded by the coding sequence ATGATAAAAAAAGCTGAATTTGTGATGAGTAACTCTCAGGTGAGTAAGTGCCCAAAGGATAACTTACCTGAGTATGCTTTTATAGGGCGTTCTAATGTTGGGAAATCGTCGCTCATCAATATGCTTACCAATCACAAGAATTTGGCTAAAACTTCGGGTCGTCCGGGGAAAACTCAACTCATCAATCACTTTAAAATAGACAATAGTTGGTTTTTAGTAGACCTCCCTGGTTATGGGTATGCAAGAGTGTCCAAAGAAACTAAAAAGGTATTTCAGCAATTTATTACTAAATATTTTGAGGAGCGGCAACAATTGGTATGTGCATTTGTATTAGTAGATGTGCGCCACGAACCTCAGAAGATAGATGTAGAGTTTATGCAATGGTTAGGCGAACACGGCATTCCGTTTGCTATTGTCTTCACCAAAGCCGATAAACTCAAACCTTTAGCTATTGAGCGCAATATAGCTGCTTATCAACAAGTACTCCTCGAAACTTGGGAAGAATTTCCACCCTACTTCATCACTTCAGCCGAAAACAAAACCGGCAAAGAAGAACTTACCCATTACATTGAACAAATCAATAAATCAATTGACAATTGTTAA
- the metF gene encoding methylenetetrahydrofolate reductase [NAD(P)H], which translates to MKITDHIKKAKGKTLFSFEVVPPKKGNNIEELYRNIDPLMEFNPPFIDVTTSREEYYYIEHPNGLLEKKVTRMRPGTVGICAAIQHKYKVDTVPHVLCGGFSKEETEYLLVDCLYLGIDNVMALRGDAMKEQRYFQPTEGGHTYATELVTQISNLNKGIYLNGIAADHKANFCIGVAGYPEKHIEAPSLTSDLARLKEKVDAGADYVVTQMFFDNQKYFEFVEKAKEAGINVPIIPGIKPIAIKKHLNLLSQAFKIDFPEELIKAVEACKNNADVKQVGIEWAIQQSKELKVAGVPVLHYYSMGKSDNIVKVISEVF; encoded by the coding sequence ATGAAAATAACAGACCATATTAAGAAAGCAAAAGGGAAGACGCTCTTTTCCTTTGAAGTAGTTCCTCCTAAAAAGGGGAATAATATTGAAGAACTATATCGGAATATAGACCCTCTAATGGAGTTCAATCCTCCGTTTATAGATGTAACTACCTCACGCGAGGAGTATTATTACATTGAACACCCTAATGGGCTATTGGAAAAGAAAGTAACCCGTATGCGCCCTGGTACGGTGGGTATTTGTGCGGCTATTCAACATAAATACAAGGTAGATACAGTACCTCACGTGCTTTGTGGTGGTTTTTCAAAGGAAGAAACTGAGTACCTTTTGGTAGATTGCCTCTACTTGGGTATTGACAACGTAATGGCTTTGCGCGGTGATGCGATGAAAGAACAACGCTACTTTCAGCCTACTGAGGGCGGACATACCTACGCTACCGAACTCGTTACTCAAATCAGCAATTTGAACAAGGGGATTTACCTCAACGGCATTGCTGCCGACCATAAGGCTAATTTCTGTATAGGAGTAGCGGGGTATCCTGAAAAACACATTGAAGCTCCCTCACTCACCTCGGACTTGGCGCGCCTTAAAGAAAAGGTAGATGCTGGTGCCGACTATGTAGTAACACAGATGTTTTTCGACAATCAGAAGTATTTTGAGTTTGTAGAGAAAGCCAAAGAAGCGGGCATCAATGTGCCTATCATACCAGGGATTAAACCTATTGCTATTAAAAAGCACCTCAACCTGCTTTCACAAGCCTTTAAAATAGACTTCCCCGAAGAGCTCATCAAAGCAGTAGAAGCCTGCAAAAACAACGCCGATGTAAAACAAGTGGGTATAGAGTGGGCAATTCAGCAGAGCAAAGAGCTCAAAGTCGCTGGGGTACCTGTTTTGCACTATTATTCAATGGGAAAATCGGATAATATAGTGAAAGTAATATCAGAAGTATTCTAA
- a CDS encoding GrpB family protein, producing the protein MNQEENPLLKMSLQELWQLFPINLTQHNPLWKEWYEEERSFLLKQLPSNEVRLSHIGSTAVEGIQAKPIVDMLLEVKKDSSFQKLKELILQSGYLCMNETNDRISFNKGYTINGFAERVFHLHLRYEGDNDELYFRDELQAHPSVAKDYETLKLSLWKPFEHDRDAYTAHKTEFVKQYTLIAKEEFKGRYENNRPY; encoded by the coding sequence ATGAATCAAGAAGAAAATCCTTTGTTAAAAATGTCGTTGCAGGAATTGTGGCAACTGTTTCCTATCAATCTTACACAGCACAACCCATTGTGGAAAGAATGGTATGAGGAAGAACGCAGTTTCCTTTTAAAACAATTACCCTCTAACGAAGTACGGCTAAGCCATATAGGTAGTACTGCTGTGGAAGGGATACAAGCCAAACCTATTGTAGATATGTTATTAGAAGTGAAAAAGGACAGTTCATTTCAGAAGCTAAAAGAACTCATATTACAATCAGGTTATCTATGTATGAATGAAACAAACGATAGGATTTCTTTTAATAAAGGCTATACTATTAATGGGTTTGCAGAACGTGTATTTCATCTGCACTTGCGTTATGAAGGCGATAATGACGAACTCTATTTTCGCGATGAACTGCAAGCACACCCATCGGTAGCCAAAGACTATGAAACGCTTAAATTATCGCTTTGGAAACCTTTTGAGCACGACCGAGATGCTTATACCGCTCACAAAACAGAGTTTGTGAAACAATATACACTGATAGCAAAAGAAGAATTTAAAGGACGATATGAAAATAACAGACCATATTAA
- the pdxH gene encoding pyridoxamine 5'-phosphate oxidase has protein sequence MDLSNYRKTYDKRALLESDAPENPMQLFQTWFYEADESNSVDEANAMSVSTIGLDGYPKTRVVLLKQYTYEGFIFYTNYNSEKGKAILANPHLCLSFFWPSLERQIIIKGIAEKVPANTSDGYFESRPLGSQLGAIVSPQSEVIPSREYLEEHLHALEKQYEGKEVPRPEHWGGFLVRPQSLEFWQGRPNRLHDRLRYTLTEDYDWKLERLAP, from the coding sequence ATGGATTTAAGCAACTACCGAAAAACCTACGACAAGCGTGCTCTTTTAGAAAGCGATGCCCCTGAGAATCCTATGCAGCTCTTTCAAACTTGGTTCTATGAAGCCGATGAGAGCAACAGTGTAGACGAAGCCAATGCGATGTCAGTAAGTACCATAGGACTCGATGGTTACCCAAAGACCCGCGTAGTACTCCTTAAACAGTACACTTACGAAGGCTTTATTTTCTACACCAATTACAACAGCGAAAAAGGGAAAGCCATTCTCGCCAATCCTCACTTGTGTTTATCTTTCTTCTGGCCATCTCTCGAAAGGCAAATCATCATCAAAGGTATTGCTGAAAAAGTCCCTGCCAATACCTCCGACGGTTATTTTGAGTCACGCCCTTTGGGCAGTCAGTTAGGGGCAATAGTATCACCACAAAGCGAAGTAATCCCTTCAAGAGAATACCTCGAAGAGCACCTGCACGCATTAGAAAAACAATACGAAGGCAAAGAAGTACCTCGTCCTGAGCATTGGGGAGGTTTCTTAGTCCGACCACAAAGCCTTGAATTTTGGCAAGGACGCCCTAATCGTCTACACGACCGCCTGCGTTACACCCTTACCGAAGACTACGATTGGAAATTAGAGCGATTAGCACCGTGA
- the secE gene encoding preprotein translocase subunit SecE, translated as MIQYIKESYEELTNHVTWPTISDAQREMVVVVVFSILFSLVIWGMDSSFEYLIGKYFEFMK; from the coding sequence ATGATTCAATACATTAAAGAGTCTTATGAAGAGCTAACAAACCACGTTACGTGGCCTACTATTTCGGACGCACAGAGAGAAATGGTGGTAGTAGTGGTGTTTTCCATCTTATTTTCATTAGTAATTTGGGGGATGGATTCTTCATTTGAATACCTTATAGGTAAGTATTTTGAATTTATGAAATAA
- a CDS encoding phosphinothricin acetyltransferase, whose translation MRRVIYSVSPRTPEGGQAGKGDKPSSYHILRSRGTHIQ comes from the coding sequence ATGCGGCGAGTCATTTATTCGGTAAGCCCCCGAACCCCCGAAGGGGGACAAGCTGGAAAAGGTGATAAACCTTCCTCCTATCACATACTCCGTTCTCGCGGTACACATATCCAGTAG
- a CDS encoding alpha/beta fold hydrolase: MTVEVKKEGKFSYIEKGEGTPIIILHGLMGGLSNFEEVVSFFSSKYKVVVPELPLFSMPLLTTSVKTLAKYIQKFIKHKKFEKVILLGNSLGGHVGLLYAKMHPKNVLGLVLTGSSGLYEKAMSEGYPRRGDYDFIKKKCEEVFYDPAVATKEIVDEVFANISDRSKLIKTLALAKSAIRNNMAKDLPKMETPTCLIWGKNDNVTPPKVAEEFHELLPNSELHWIDKCGHAPMMEHPQQFNEILNKWLEKNRG; the protein is encoded by the coding sequence ATGACAGTAGAAGTAAAAAAAGAAGGTAAATTTTCATACATCGAAAAAGGTGAGGGCACTCCTATCATTATCTTACACGGCTTGATGGGTGGGCTTAGTAACTTTGAAGAAGTAGTTTCTTTTTTTTCCAGCAAATATAAAGTGGTAGTCCCCGAACTGCCTCTCTTCTCTATGCCTTTGCTCACAACTTCAGTGAAAACATTGGCTAAATATATACAGAAATTCATCAAACACAAGAAGTTTGAAAAAGTAATCCTACTCGGCAATTCACTTGGTGGACACGTAGGCTTGCTTTATGCTAAAATGCATCCTAAAAACGTACTCGGATTAGTGCTTACAGGTAGTTCTGGGTTGTACGAGAAAGCAATGAGCGAAGGCTATCCACGCCGTGGTGATTACGATTTCATCAAAAAGAAATGCGAAGAAGTGTTCTACGACCCTGCCGTAGCTACTAAAGAAATTGTAGATGAGGTATTTGCTAATATCTCCGATCGTTCTAAACTTATCAAAACTTTGGCACTTGCCAAAAGTGCTATCCGCAATAATATGGCAAAGGATTTGCCTAAAATGGAAACCCCTACTTGCCTTATCTGGGGTAAAAACGACAATGTAACCCCTCCTAAAGTCGCTGAAGAATTCCACGAACTATTGCCTAATTCCGAACTGCATTGGATAGACAAATGTGGTCACGCCCCAATGATGGAGCACCCTCAACAGTTCAACGAGATTTTAAATAAGTGGCTTGAAAAAAATAGGGGGTAA
- a CDS encoding leucine-rich repeat domain-containing protein — MTTAIYKYFFWGFLFLSQFIFAQKGLEALIISDGVLLKCDNSKLPRDGSIELPRTVNRIAKEAFKDCLPLKSISIAGTVTTIEEGAFSGCTNLTKVEILPNSVSYIGARAFANCTKLLIIYLPNSVTNIGEEAFRGCSSLKNIEIPENVSELGNRAFMDCSGLQQVNFLGEKLSVISSQLFYQCKQLQKAVLPESVKNIRSSAFAYCENLSSVTFPKQLESIGDDAFEYCRRLISIDIPDSVVFLGASAFNSCSSLMKVKLPYGLRHILNDTFLDCTSLTAVVIPDTVEKINIQAFKNCSSLVRAQMPLALTNIYYAAFYGCKSLQYIDLPNEVKYIGGLAFGECQNIQTIELPKAVTVIASKVFYNCTNLAEVKLSKFTTSIGVQAFYGCANLKELNLPSSIEKIGLGAFENSGLMELHSKATTPPIINKIGYRGKVVVPHRSLSLYREAVGWKDCALE, encoded by the coding sequence ATGACTACCGCTATCTACAAATACTTCTTTTGGGGGTTTCTCTTTTTAAGTCAGTTTATCTTTGCACAAAAGGGATTGGAGGCGCTTATCATCAGTGATGGGGTACTGCTGAAATGCGACAACAGTAAGTTGCCCCGCGATGGAAGCATCGAACTGCCTCGCACTGTAAACAGAATTGCCAAAGAAGCCTTTAAAGATTGTCTTCCACTGAAATCTATCAGCATTGCGGGAACGGTAACTACTATTGAAGAGGGGGCTTTCTCGGGCTGTACTAACCTTACGAAAGTGGAAATATTGCCTAATTCAGTATCCTATATAGGAGCTCGTGCTTTTGCGAATTGTACTAAACTGTTGATAATATATCTGCCTAATTCGGTTACTAATATAGGGGAAGAAGCGTTTAGAGGATGTTCTTCACTGAAAAATATAGAGATTCCGGAAAATGTGAGTGAGTTGGGCAATAGGGCTTTTATGGATTGTTCGGGCTTGCAACAAGTGAATTTTTTGGGCGAAAAACTATCGGTGATTTCTTCACAACTCTTCTACCAATGCAAGCAGTTACAGAAGGCGGTGCTCCCTGAAAGCGTGAAAAATATAAGAAGTAGTGCTTTTGCGTACTGCGAAAACCTCTCTTCGGTAACATTTCCTAAGCAATTGGAGAGTATAGGTGACGATGCTTTTGAGTATTGCAGACGATTGATAAGCATTGATATCCCTGATAGCGTAGTGTTTTTAGGGGCAAGTGCTTTCAACAGTTGTAGCAGTTTGATGAAGGTGAAACTGCCTTACGGGTTACGCCATATCCTAAACGATACTTTTTTGGACTGTACGAGTCTTACTGCTGTTGTGATTCCGGATACGGTAGAGAAAATCAATATACAGGCTTTTAAGAATTGTAGTTCGCTAGTGCGGGCGCAGATGCCTTTGGCTCTTACCAATATTTATTACGCGGCTTTCTACGGCTGTAAGAGTTTGCAATACATTGATTTGCCTAATGAGGTAAAATATATAGGAGGTCTTGCTTTTGGTGAATGCCAGAATATACAAACGATAGAATTACCCAAAGCGGTAACCGTAATTGCTTCGAAGGTATTTTACAACTGCACAAACCTCGCAGAGGTAAAACTATCGAAGTTTACGACTTCAATAGGGGTGCAGGCGTTTTACGGTTGCGCAAATTTAAAAGAGCTGAATTTGCCGAGTAGCATAGAAAAGATAGGTTTAGGAGCCTTTGAGAATAGTGGACTTATGGAATTACACAGTAAAGCTACAACACCTCCTATTATAAATAAAATAGGCTACCGCGGTAAAGTGGTAGTGCCACATAGGTCACTAAGTTTATACAGAGAAGCGGTAGGGTGGAAAGATTGTGCTTTGGAATAG
- the thrA gene encoding bifunctional aspartate kinase/homoserine dehydrogenase I yields the protein MKILKFGGKSLANDGIEKVLSIIAGLAKTEPISVVVSARGNTTDELEALLEKASKGEDYTADFQQLKDEQQYNDSVSFESEFQLLEKLLEGVSLLKDYSPKTKDLVLAQGELMSAKLVATLLQQKGLESTFVDSREIFKTDAVVGNAQIINSISKKLTRDRFATISPNCVVVVTGFIASTEKGDTTTLGRNGSNYSAALLANYLNASELQNYTHVDGIFTANPELVPEAKIIRHLSYEEANELANFGASILHAKTIIPLIEKGIPLRIKNTFNSEDAGTLIHQESVQEGIKSISVIKDNALIVMEGRGLLGKVGVDARIFKALAQKGISVSIISQGSSERGVGLVVASKDAKLAKAAIDEEFSHDFYTNDVSSVSIVEDVAVISIVGQPLATFHHPYNALIRNQIVPLLINNAVTGKNVSLVLKTEKLHKALNVIHGEIFGVSRRINLVIFGKGTVGATLIDQVIAAHDNILHRKNISLRIVAIANSQQVLTNAKGIGSHWRSAFDKEAVPYSFDTLQAFVDKHHLENLIAVDVTASKTFVDNYIPLIKSGYDLVSANKIANTISFDFYQELRKTLKQHQKTYLYETNVGAGLPLIDTIRLLHHSGENITRIKGIFSGTLSYLFNTFSAENKPFSEVLQHAINSGYTEPDPREDLCGNDVGRKLLILARELDLGNEFTDVKIQNLIPEHLREGSVQDFLQRLDEFNAPYQQIKEAQAPDHVLRYVGDLHGDLASTETVQLDVSLVSVPRNSALGQVKGADSIFEIYTESYGDNPIVIQGAGAGASVTARGVFGDILRLAEKSRF from the coding sequence ATGAAGATATTAAAATTTGGTGGAAAATCACTTGCCAATGACGGCATTGAAAAGGTACTCAGTATCATTGCTGGGCTTGCTAAAACTGAACCTATATCAGTAGTAGTTTCAGCACGAGGCAACACTACCGATGAATTAGAGGCTTTGCTCGAAAAAGCGAGTAAAGGTGAAGATTATACTGCCGACTTTCAACAACTGAAAGACGAACAGCAGTATAACGATAGTGTGTCGTTTGAGTCCGAATTTCAGTTGCTCGAAAAACTCCTTGAAGGCGTTTCGCTACTGAAAGACTACAGCCCTAAGACCAAAGATTTGGTATTGGCACAAGGCGAACTGATGTCTGCTAAGCTTGTGGCAACACTACTTCAGCAAAAAGGCTTGGAAAGTACTTTTGTGGATAGTCGTGAAATCTTCAAAACTGATGCTGTGGTAGGCAATGCGCAGATTATCAATTCAATATCCAAAAAACTCACTCGCGACCGCTTTGCAACCATTTCACCTAATTGTGTGGTAGTGGTTACAGGCTTTATCGCTTCCACCGAAAAAGGCGACACCACTACCTTAGGGCGCAATGGCAGTAACTATTCGGCAGCGCTTCTGGCTAACTACCTCAACGCTTCCGAACTGCAAAACTATACTCACGTCGACGGTATCTTCACTGCCAATCCTGAGTTAGTACCCGAAGCCAAAATTATACGTCATCTTTCTTATGAAGAAGCCAATGAGTTGGCTAACTTCGGGGCTTCTATACTTCACGCTAAAACCATTATCCCACTCATTGAAAAAGGCATTCCGTTGCGTATTAAAAACACTTTCAACAGTGAGGACGCCGGCACACTCATTCACCAAGAAAGCGTGCAAGAGGGCATCAAATCGATTTCGGTAATTAAAGACAATGCCCTTATCGTGATGGAAGGTCGCGGACTCTTGGGCAAAGTGGGCGTAGATGCTCGTATTTTTAAAGCACTCGCACAAAAAGGTATCAGTGTGAGTATCATCTCACAAGGTTCATCGGAGCGCGGGGTAGGCTTGGTAGTAGCTTCAAAAGATGCTAAACTTGCCAAAGCTGCTATAGACGAGGAATTCTCACACGACTTCTACACCAATGATGTGAGCAGTGTGAGCATCGTAGAAGATGTAGCTGTAATTTCTATCGTAGGACAACCGCTTGCTACTTTCCACCACCCTTATAACGCTTTGATACGCAACCAAATCGTTCCTTTGCTTATCAACAATGCCGTAACGGGCAAAAACGTGAGTTTGGTACTCAAAACCGAAAAACTCCACAAGGCTTTGAACGTAATTCACGGTGAAATCTTTGGGGTTTCACGCCGTATCAACTTGGTAATCTTTGGTAAAGGTACCGTAGGGGCTACCCTCATCGACCAAGTGATTGCCGCACACGACAATATACTTCACCGCAAGAACATCAGTTTGCGTATCGTTGCTATCGCCAATTCACAACAAGTGCTCACCAATGCAAAAGGAATTGGCAGTCATTGGCGCTCTGCCTTCGATAAAGAAGCTGTGCCTTATAGTTTCGACACTCTGCAAGCCTTTGTCGATAAACATCACTTAGAGAACCTTATCGCCGTAGATGTAACCGCCAGCAAAACCTTTGTAGACAACTATATCCCACTTATCAAGAGCGGTTACGACTTGGTTTCAGCTAATAAAATAGCGAATACTATTTCGTTTGACTTTTACCAAGAGCTACGTAAAACTCTCAAACAACACCAAAAAACTTATCTCTACGAAACCAATGTAGGGGCAGGCTTACCCTTGATAGACACTATTCGTCTCTTGCACCATTCGGGTGAGAATATCACTCGTATCAAGGGGATATTCTCAGGAACGCTCAGCTATTTGTTCAATACTTTTTCAGCAGAAAACAAGCCGTTTAGCGAGGTGCTCCAACACGCTATCAACAGTGGTTATACCGAACCCGACCCTCGTGAAGACCTTTGTGGTAATGATGTAGGTCGCAAACTGCTCATTTTAGCCCGCGAACTCGATTTAGGTAATGAGTTCACCGATGTGAAGATACAAAACCTTATCCCCGAACATTTAAGAGAAGGCTCTGTGCAAGACTTTTTGCAACGTTTAGACGAGTTTAATGCGCCTTATCAGCAAATCAAAGAAGCGCAAGCCCCCGACCACGTACTGCGTTATGTAGGTGACCTTCACGGCGACTTAGCTTCTACCGAAACGGTTCAGTTAGACGTATCGCTCGTATCGGTTCCGCGCAACAGTGCCCTCGGTCAAGTAAAAGGAGCTGACTCTATTTTTGAGATTTACACCGAATCTTACGGCGATAACCCTATCGTGATACAAGGTGCAGGAGCAGGCGCTTCGGTAACCGCACGAGGGGTATTTGGCGACATTTTAAGATTAGCAGAGAAAAGTAGGTTTTAG
- the nusG gene encoding transcription termination/antitermination protein NusG, which yields MSGLIEKKWYVIKTVTGQENKIKNYIENETSRLGYADYVEEVLVPTEKVVQVRNGKKTTKDRVHMPGYVMVKVHLAGEVVHIIKSIPGVVGFLSETKGGDPLPLRKADVSRMLGQVDELAETVETVAIPFEVGEMVKLIDGPFNGFNATIERVNEEKRKLEVMVKIFGRKTPLELSYTQVEKL from the coding sequence ATGTCTGGATTAATAGAAAAAAAATGGTATGTAATTAAAACCGTTACCGGTCAGGAGAACAAAATAAAGAACTACATAGAGAACGAGACCTCACGATTGGGGTATGCGGACTATGTGGAAGAAGTATTAGTGCCTACTGAAAAGGTGGTTCAGGTGCGCAATGGCAAGAAGACCACTAAGGATAGGGTTCATATGCCCGGTTATGTAATGGTAAAAGTTCACTTAGCAGGTGAGGTAGTGCATATCATTAAGTCTATCCCAGGAGTAGTAGGTTTTTTGAGTGAAACCAAAGGAGGCGACCCGCTACCCTTGCGCAAAGCTGATGTAAGCCGTATGCTCGGTCAGGTAGATGAATTGGCTGAGACGGTAGAGACGGTAGCGATTCCGTTTGAAGTAGGTGAAATGGTGAAACTTATAGATGGGCCTTTCAATGGCTTTAATGCTACCATAGAGCGCGTGAATGAAGAGAAGCGCAAACTTGAGGTGATGGTAAAAATCTTTGGACGCAAAACGCCATTAGAGTTAAGCTACACTCAAGTAGAGAAATTGTAA
- a CDS encoding peptidylprolyl isomerase has translation MAVLEKIRSKTVFLIAIIGLALFAFIISDFIGKGRFSNHNPNEIGSVNGEDVPIDAFRQQVENATRQANGQVSSIEAAKYVWEQNVQQILLNQQIEKLGLSVEKDQILAILAKTPLAQNPQFVNEYGVFDANKFTNYLATLKNTNPQAYAQWKMQEDAIIEDAKQRMYFSLIRAGLGVTNTEAEMEYHQEKDLADISYVALQYSSIDDKSVNVTDSEIQDYIKKHEKQFKQEAYRNIQYIVVSEKPSQTDIETEKESLLKLLQPEVVFNSKTNKNDTIAGFAKTKNIKDFVDRHSDVPYDSTFVNKDNLRSSYADTLFNLPVGKVFGPYEEDGSLKLSRMIAKQPGGAVKASHILIAYTGSQAATPNTTRTKEEAKAKAEELLAQAKAAGADFAQLARENSEEPGAVYSAGDLGFFSKGAMVKPLEEFAFNNAVGTIGIVETAFGFHVVKVTDKAEAVNIATISRKVDPSEATINSLFSKVTNFEMKAAQNPKEFANIAKKSELSVLRADNLHKNDDQIIGLGSNRSIVQWLFQKDTKIGDIKKFTSGGNYIVAQLVKQGEEGISSVQDAAPMVKPILIREKKAAILKEKAKGNSLEAIASANKTEVKSAANLIMKNPTIIGEGREPKVVGAAFGLKQGQLSKPIDGENAVYVIQLTSATVAPALDNYKTYAETVEKLRTDRAAQGILKSLESTATIKENLSLFY, from the coding sequence ATGGCAGTACTCGAAAAGATTAGAAGTAAAACCGTATTCCTTATTGCGATTATTGGGCTCGCCCTCTTCGCTTTCATCATCTCCGACTTTATAGGTAAAGGGCGCTTTAGCAACCATAACCCTAACGAAATAGGTAGCGTAAATGGCGAAGATGTACCTATCGATGCATTCCGTCAGCAAGTCGAAAATGCTACCCGTCAAGCTAACGGACAAGTATCTAGCATCGAAGCCGCTAAATACGTCTGGGAACAAAACGTCCAACAAATCCTACTCAACCAACAAATCGAAAAATTAGGTCTCAGTGTAGAAAAAGACCAGATTTTGGCAATTCTTGCTAAAACACCGCTCGCTCAAAACCCTCAGTTTGTAAATGAGTACGGAGTGTTCGACGCAAATAAATTCACCAACTATTTGGCAACCCTCAAAAACACCAATCCACAAGCCTATGCTCAGTGGAAAATGCAAGAAGATGCTATTATCGAAGATGCTAAACAGCGAATGTATTTCAGCCTTATCCGCGCAGGTCTCGGCGTTACCAATACCGAAGCCGAAATGGAATACCATCAAGAAAAAGACCTCGCCGATATCAGCTATGTAGCGTTGCAATACAGCTCTATCGATGATAAAAGCGTAAACGTAACCGATAGCGAGATACAAGATTATATCAAGAAACACGAAAAACAATTTAAGCAAGAGGCTTATCGCAATATCCAATATATAGTAGTGAGCGAAAAACCATCGCAAACCGATATTGAAACCGAAAAAGAAAGCCTACTCAAGCTCTTACAACCCGAAGTAGTGTTTAACAGCAAAACCAATAAAAACGATACTATTGCAGGCTTTGCTAAAACAAAAAATATCAAAGATTTCGTAGACCGTCATTCCGATGTGCCTTACGATAGCACTTTTGTAAATAAAGACAATCTTCGTTCTTCTTACGCCGATACTCTTTTCAACCTTCCGGTAGGTAAAGTGTTCGGTCCTTATGAAGAAGATGGAAGCCTCAAACTCAGCCGTATGATTGCCAAACAACCAGGCGGAGCTGTAAAAGCAAGCCATATTCTTATAGCCTACACCGGCAGTCAGGCAGCTACGCCTAATACTACCCGTACTAAGGAAGAAGCTAAGGCAAAAGCCGAAGAGCTTTTAGCTCAAGCCAAAGCAGCAGGTGCTGATTTTGCGCAACTCGCTCGTGAAAATTCCGAAGAACCAGGAGCTGTTTACAGTGCAGGCGACCTCGGGTTCTTCTCCAAAGGCGCTATGGTAAAACCTCTTGAAGAATTTGCTTTCAACAATGCTGTAGGTACTATTGGTATAGTAGAAACCGCTTTTGGTTTCCACGTAGTAAAAGTAACTGATAAAGCCGAAGCAGTGAACATCGCTACTATCAGCCGTAAAGTAGACCCTTCCGAAGCGACTATCAACTCTCTTTTCTCTAAGGTAACCAACTTCGAAATGAAGGCAGCTCAAAACCCCAAAGAGTTTGCTAATATCGCTAAGAAAAGTGAACTTTCAGTGCTCCGTGCCGATAACCTACATAAGAACGACGACCAGATCATAGGCTTGGGCTCTAACCGCTCTATCGTACAATGGTTGTTCCAAAAGGATACTAAAATAGGCGATATCAAGAAATTCACTAGTGGTGGTAACTATATTGTAGCCCAATTGGTAAAACAAGGCGAAGAAGGTATTAGCTCAGTACAAGATGCTGCTCCTATGGTAAAACCAATTCTCATTCGCGAGAAAAAAGCCGCTATCTTAAAAGAGAAAGCCAAAGGCAATAGCCTCGAAGCTATCGCTTCAGCTAACAAAACCGAAGTGAAAAGCGCTGCCAACCTTATAATGAAAAATCCAACTATCATAGGCGAAGGACGCGAACCTAAAGTAGTAGGTGCTGCCTTCGGACTCAAACAAGGTCAGCTTTCTAAACCTATCGACGGCGAAAATGCGGTATACGTAATCCAACTTACCTCAGCTACCGTAGCTCCTGCATTGGATAACTACAAAACCTATGCTGAAACTGTTGAGAAACTCCGCACCGACCGTGCTGCTCAAGGTATTCTCAAATCATTGGAAAGCACTGCCACCATTAAAGAAAACCTAAGCCTTTTCTATTAG